TTCTCATTGTAGAGAAGTTTTTTATAAAAGAACAAGCCCAGCTAATAGATGATGTCGAGAAGGTTACCGTTAAACAATCTCTTATAATTGGTTTCGCTCAAATATTTGCACTAATCCCGGGCACAAGCAGAGCTGGCTCAACAATCATAGGAGCACTTTTGGTAGGACTAAGCAGAAAAGCGAGTGCAGAGTTTAGCTTCTTGCTTGCTTTTCCGGTTATGAGCGCCGTAGCTGCGTATGACCTACTTAAGCACTACAAAGATTTTAGTGATCAAAACCTCATAACATTAGCTGTTGGATTTATTGTCTCATTTATAGTCGCATATCTGACAATAAAATTATTCTTAGCCTTTTTGGATAAGTTTACATTTGTCGCATTTGGTATATACAGAATTATTTTTGGAATTATTTTATTGGTTATGTTCAACTAAATATGGAATTATAATTGCTGTAACTTCTTTTAGATAGTTTAAAGGAGTTATTATGCAAGCTATTCACAGTTACAATTCAAAACTTGGTTCAGTTCTTAAAAAACTCGAACTTGCATTTTATGACATAAGTCGTAAGTTGTTTTAATAAATGGTTTAAAATCCAATTAAATTCAATGGACGGAATTTAAAAAATTAATGGAACAAATGTAAAACCGTAGTGTTCAGAACCTTCAAGTTTGCCATTCTCATTTTTAGTTATTTCATAGATTGAACTTTTTATCGGAATCACAAGTTTTCCGCCAACTTTTAACTGCTCTGCCAACTCTTTTGGAAATTCATCA
The sequence above is drawn from the Candidatus Sulfurimonas baltica genome and encodes:
- a CDS encoding undecaprenyl-diphosphate phosphatase, translating into MTIFDSIILGVIEGFTEFLPISSTGHLIVASEFLGIDQSSVNKAYEVIIQFAAILAVVFNYKDKFSLKKIDLWSKVFLAFIPIGAVGFLFSSQIKELFSINIVAIMFIIGGVIFLIVEKFFIKEQAQLIDDVEKVTVKQSLIIGFAQIFALIPGTSRAGSTIIGALLVGLSRKASAEFSFLLAFPVMSAVAAYDLLKHYKDFSDQNLITLAVGFIVSFIVAYLTIKLFLAFLDKFTFVAFGIYRIIFGIILLVMFN